A single window of Rubripirellula lacrimiformis DNA harbors:
- a CDS encoding FemAB family XrtA/PEP-CTERM system-associated protein has protein sequence MSTDASWQDAPSPRLAAHRWPWMEALSSGLGHVPFWLEAVTDDGPVGGLPLMLVRGPLFGKFLVSLPYLNTGGLWCRDKTAGNLLVDAACRLADELDVKHLELRHEIPFAHDRFNFERTDKVHMRLALPSDCEALMKSFKSKVRSQIKKSLTETFDVTFGGAELLDPFYDVFAQNMRDLGTPVFSKRLFSAILNSFQGDAELCVLHHDGIAAAGALLVHGNGTTEVPSASCRQQFNRKNANMRMYWHLLERAIQRSSGTFDFGRSSEGGGTFKFKQQWGAKPDPATWQYYVRHGDPASLRPDADGKQRLVSAWKRLPVWLTKIIGPSIVRGIP, from the coding sequence ATGTCAACCGACGCCTCCTGGCAGGACGCCCCATCGCCACGCTTGGCCGCCCATCGTTGGCCTTGGATGGAGGCTCTGTCGAGCGGTTTGGGGCACGTTCCATTTTGGCTCGAAGCCGTTACCGATGATGGCCCGGTCGGTGGTTTGCCTCTGATGTTGGTACGCGGCCCACTGTTCGGGAAATTCTTAGTCAGTTTGCCATACCTCAACACCGGAGGACTGTGGTGCCGAGACAAGACTGCTGGCAACCTTTTGGTGGACGCAGCCTGCCGACTCGCCGACGAACTGGACGTCAAGCATCTGGAACTGCGGCACGAGATTCCCTTTGCGCACGATCGATTTAATTTCGAACGAACCGACAAGGTGCACATGCGACTCGCTTTGCCAAGTGACTGCGAAGCATTGATGAAGTCATTCAAGTCAAAGGTTCGCAGCCAAATAAAAAAATCGTTGACCGAGACGTTTGACGTGACCTTCGGTGGGGCCGAGCTGCTGGATCCGTTTTATGACGTGTTCGCGCAAAATATGCGTGATCTCGGCACGCCTGTTTTTTCAAAACGCTTGTTTTCCGCCATCTTGAATTCATTTCAGGGTGATGCGGAGCTATGCGTTTTACATCACGATGGCATTGCGGCGGCGGGCGCCCTGCTTGTCCATGGCAACGGAACCACGGAAGTCCCCAGTGCGAGTTGTCGACAGCAGTTCAATCGCAAGAACGCGAATATGCGGATGTACTGGCATCTGCTGGAACGAGCGATTCAGCGTAGCAGCGGGACGTTCGATTTTGGACGCAGCAGCGAGGGCGGCGGTACGTTCAAGTTCAAACAGCAATGGGGGGCGAAACCTGATCCGGCGACCTGGCAGTATTACGTTCGCCACGGGGATCCCGCCTCATTGCGGCCCGACGCGGACGGGAAGCAACGTTTGGTATCCGCCTGGAAACGGCTCCCGGTTTGGCTGACGAAAATCATTGGTCCATCGATCGTCCGAGGCATCCCCTAA
- a CDS encoding patatin-like phospholipase family protein, whose amino-acid sequence MLATSFASIDAKSAERSLPATVLLGGGGARGLAHLGAMRAIGESGIHVERIIGVSMGALMASLFAVHRNVDMAEAESRRFLNSPACDRLQRQVLGVACDPESETSRPRGNRRGKLRNFMWVQTLLFRAARQPSILPDSVLRCIIDNLLPDVGIEDLSTPLHLLAVDVQTGQRVCLSRGSLREAVRCSMSIPGVFPAVNRGTAQLADLGVYDAVPCDLARQIISQNGAGDGSKTSRLIVVDVGRSTSSFPNCRTAIESVLRFQELAEQQMRDFQLASADLVIRPQFGSTPWFDFSLPDRLIESGYSAATDCFAKIDSRFSCARKPKRVV is encoded by the coding sequence ATGCTGGCCACTTCCTTCGCTTCGATAGACGCTAAATCCGCAGAACGCAGTTTGCCGGCGACGGTGCTACTTGGCGGCGGAGGAGCGAGAGGACTGGCACACCTCGGAGCGATGCGAGCGATTGGCGAGTCGGGCATTCATGTCGAACGCATCATCGGCGTCAGCATGGGGGCGTTGATGGCTTCCTTATTCGCCGTGCATCGCAATGTGGATATGGCCGAAGCGGAATCTCGGCGGTTTTTGAATTCCCCGGCTTGCGACCGACTGCAGCGACAAGTTTTGGGAGTGGCCTGCGACCCCGAATCCGAGACGTCCCGGCCCAGGGGCAATCGGCGAGGGAAACTGCGTAATTTTATGTGGGTGCAGACGCTGCTCTTTCGCGCCGCTCGACAGCCTTCGATTCTGCCCGATTCGGTTCTGCGTTGCATCATCGATAATCTATTACCGGACGTCGGGATCGAAGATTTGTCGACGCCCCTGCACCTGCTCGCCGTGGACGTCCAAACGGGGCAACGCGTTTGTCTCTCTCGAGGATCCCTTCGTGAAGCCGTGCGATGTTCGATGTCAATTCCCGGGGTCTTCCCTGCGGTGAATCGTGGAACGGCTCAACTAGCCGATTTAGGCGTCTATGACGCCGTCCCTTGCGATTTGGCCCGTCAAATCATTAGCCAGAACGGTGCCGGCGACGGTTCGAAAACGTCACGACTGATCGTCGTGGATGTTGGCAGGTCAACGTCATCTTTTCCAAATTGTCGAACCGCGATTGAGTCGGTTCTACGTTTTCAAGAACTCGCCGAACAGCAAATGAGGGATTTTCAGCTAGCGTCGGCCGATCTTGTCATCCGTCCGCAGTTCGGATCAACACCTTGGTTTGACTTTAGTTTGCCTGATCGGTTGATCGAATCGGGATACTCCGCGGCGACCGATTGTTTCGCGAAAATCGATTCCCGGTTTTCCTGTGCTAGAAAGCCAAAACGAGTGGTCTAA
- a CDS encoding polysaccharide biosynthesis/export family protein: protein MGELKGPSWSFGVALCGGCLLLCGCSSLTFPIKGTPASSISPSLRPERKSDLVRIDISRLSQPSPTAYRLDEGDVIGLFVETVLPFRKASEPPIAPPVVFPDASILRPAIGTPLAVASGGIITVPGAGLVSVKGLTFDEAAARIHAAYISRQMLDADSEVPSVTLISPRQIQVLVVREDTGGDGGGALRGNDREASGGPVLLEAYKNDVLNALMATGGLPGLRAKNEVRIYRRRTVEQSHLVTMDDLEITGMLYADGSSGHTSFQPSSDEWIDGPDKIIPLRKRRGEMIQLTAEDVILEEGDIVYVSNRDTEVFYTAGLLPPGEHLLPRDYDIDVFEAMSIAGYSYGASGSGGGLIGSVTVPPTQLFIFRDLGGGRETTIEVDLGTAIHCHSERLLIRPGDKLLLRHSRCEESTNLGMFTFFTYGLQQLFRN from the coding sequence GTGGGAGAACTCAAGGGACCATCTTGGAGTTTCGGCGTCGCATTGTGCGGCGGGTGTCTGCTGCTCTGCGGCTGTTCCAGTCTCACATTCCCGATCAAGGGAACGCCCGCTTCCTCGATTTCCCCCAGCCTTCGTCCAGAACGTAAGAGCGATCTGGTTCGGATTGACATCTCGCGACTTTCGCAGCCTAGTCCGACGGCTTATCGGCTCGACGAGGGCGACGTCATCGGGTTGTTTGTGGAAACGGTCCTGCCATTTCGAAAGGCCAGCGAGCCGCCGATCGCTCCACCGGTGGTTTTTCCGGATGCCTCGATTCTTCGTCCCGCCATCGGAACCCCGTTGGCTGTCGCTTCGGGTGGCATCATCACGGTTCCAGGTGCCGGGTTGGTCAGTGTGAAGGGCCTGACCTTCGATGAGGCAGCCGCCCGTATCCATGCCGCTTATATATCGAGGCAAATGCTGGATGCTGACAGCGAGGTTCCGTCGGTAACACTGATTTCACCACGGCAGATCCAGGTGTTGGTGGTTCGCGAGGACACCGGCGGTGACGGTGGTGGAGCACTTCGCGGCAACGATCGCGAAGCGTCCGGTGGCCCGGTCCTATTGGAAGCGTACAAGAACGATGTTCTGAATGCTTTGATGGCGACCGGCGGTTTGCCAGGGCTTCGGGCCAAGAACGAAGTTCGAATCTATCGGCGCCGTACGGTAGAGCAAAGCCATCTGGTCACAATGGACGACCTCGAAATCACCGGCATGCTGTATGCCGATGGTTCCAGCGGGCACACGAGTTTTCAGCCCAGCAGTGATGAATGGATCGATGGGCCCGACAAGATCATTCCGCTGCGAAAACGACGCGGCGAAATGATCCAGTTGACCGCTGAAGACGTGATCCTCGAAGAGGGGGATATCGTCTACGTTTCCAACCGGGATACGGAAGTTTTCTACACCGCCGGACTGCTGCCGCCGGGCGAACACCTGCTGCCGCGCGACTATGACATCGACGTGTTCGAAGCGATGTCGATCGCGGGCTATTCTTACGGCGCAAGTGGCTCTGGCGGTGGGCTGATCGGCAGCGTGACCGTTCCTCCCACTCAATTGTTTATCTTTCGCGATCTAGGCGGGGGCCGCGAAACCACGATCGAGGTCGATCTGGGAACAGCGATCCACTGCCACAGTGAAAGGCTTTTGATCCGCCCCGGCGACAAACTGCTGCTTCGTCACAGTCGTTGCGAGGAATCTACCAACTTGGGCATGTTCACCTTCTTTACCTACGGGCTGCAACAACTGTTCCGAAACTGA
- a CDS encoding FAD-binding oxidoreductase, protein MTNNTNRSPVHPGTDPQDSIAPVETERVDVARRPEESSAAPCANMGESTRNALEAWGYAIGSDRVITDREILERHGRSAIDSRHRAGALLRPRFADEVAEIVRIAARFQVPVHPISTGRNWGYGAASPSVEGGVVLDLSSLQAVRFVDRDLGLVEVEPGVTQGMLYQFLLTQDDRWMTPVHGGGPDCSILGNALERGYGLTPTADHFAALTSIEAVLADGSNYRSAFHALDAPLIGSAHRWGIGPYVEGLFSQGNFGVVTKATFALQRRPQHTEAFFIRLKDDTALEAMVESLRTVLSSLSASVTGVNLMNDRRVLSMSRPYPIDDVPEGAVISDQQCAAMTREAGISRWTLAGILHCPSRMRRPVRRELRRLLPPQSGTPIHFNRRRLSAANSLLRFLPFRVGGIAGQLRSIDALIDLADGSPRRVALPLAYWLRGKSPTAIQPINPAHDGCGLIWYSPLVPMKGEIARSYVDMVDRVCKAHGIEPLITLTSLSDRLMDSTVPILFRPEKPGESQRAQACYEALLAGGRELGCLPYRLSHQSTGPLLADASPGHFDVITKLRQSLDPNNIISPGHLRISAY, encoded by the coding sequence ATGACAAACAACACCAACCGGTCGCCCGTCCATCCGGGCACTGATCCACAGGACTCGATCGCCCCCGTCGAAACCGAACGGGTTGATGTGGCACGGCGTCCAGAGGAATCCTCGGCAGCCCCTTGCGCCAACATGGGTGAGTCGACCCGAAATGCCCTGGAGGCCTGGGGCTACGCCATCGGCAGCGACCGAGTCATTACCGATCGCGAAATCTTGGAACGTCATGGTCGCAGCGCGATCGATTCGCGACATCGAGCTGGCGCACTGCTGCGGCCTCGCTTCGCCGATGAAGTCGCTGAAATCGTGCGCATTGCTGCTCGCTTCCAGGTGCCGGTGCATCCCATCAGCACCGGTCGAAATTGGGGATACGGCGCCGCCAGCCCGAGCGTGGAGGGTGGGGTCGTCCTGGACCTTTCGTCCCTGCAGGCAGTGCGGTTTGTCGATCGCGACCTCGGTTTGGTGGAAGTAGAACCAGGGGTGACGCAGGGGATGCTGTATCAGTTCTTGTTGACCCAAGACGATCGCTGGATGACGCCCGTGCATGGTGGCGGGCCCGACTGTTCGATCTTGGGCAATGCACTGGAACGTGGCTATGGACTCACGCCCACCGCCGACCATTTCGCGGCACTGACGTCCATCGAGGCCGTGTTGGCAGACGGTTCGAATTACCGTTCCGCATTCCATGCCCTCGATGCGCCTTTGATCGGATCTGCCCATCGCTGGGGCATCGGACCGTACGTCGAAGGATTGTTCAGCCAAGGAAATTTTGGTGTCGTCACCAAGGCCACGTTTGCCCTGCAGCGCCGCCCCCAGCACACCGAGGCGTTCTTCATCCGGCTGAAAGACGACACGGCGTTGGAAGCAATGGTGGAATCATTGCGGACGGTCCTCTCGTCGCTGTCGGCATCGGTCACCGGCGTCAACCTGATGAATGACCGCCGAGTGTTATCGATGTCGCGCCCCTATCCCATCGACGACGTTCCCGAGGGCGCTGTCATCAGTGACCAGCAGTGTGCTGCCATGACGCGAGAAGCTGGCATCAGTCGCTGGACATTGGCCGGCATCCTCCACTGTCCATCCCGCATGCGTCGACCGGTCCGCAGGGAACTGCGACGATTGCTGCCGCCCCAATCCGGCACCCCGATCCATTTCAATCGCAGGCGTCTTTCGGCCGCGAACTCTTTGCTGCGATTTTTGCCATTTCGCGTCGGCGGCATCGCCGGGCAGTTGCGATCGATCGACGCCTTGATCGACCTCGCCGACGGATCCCCTAGACGGGTCGCCCTACCGCTGGCCTATTGGCTGCGTGGGAAATCCCCCACCGCCATCCAGCCAATCAATCCGGCCCACGACGGCTGCGGATTGATCTGGTACAGCCCCCTGGTCCCGATGAAGGGTGAGATCGCCAGAAGCTACGTCGACATGGTCGACCGAGTTTGCAAGGCACATGGGATTGAACCGCTGATCACGCTGACCAGCCTTTCCGACCGTCTGATGGATTCAACCGTGCCGATCCTGTTCCGCCCCGAAAAACCAGGCGAATCGCAGCGAGCGCAAGCCTGTTACGAAGCGCTGCTAGCCGGCGGTCGAGAACTAGGCTGCCTGCCGTACCGACTAAGCCATCAGTCGACCGGACCGCTGTTGGCCGATGCATCCCCCGGACATTTCGACGTCATCACAAAGCTCCGCCAAAGCCTCGATCCCAACAACATCATTTCGCCCGGGCACTTACGAATCTCGGCTTACTAA
- a CDS encoding IS3 family transposase — MKGRWVPHDTRDQIVDYTKYWHERTEIGIGQLLRWIELPTSKYHNWKRRYGKVNAHNGKVPREWWLEDWEKQAIVDFHDKNPLEGYRRLTFMMLDEDVVAVAPSTVYRVLKAAGRLDRKSNKASQKGNGFKHPLKAHAHWHVDISYINAGGTFFYLITILDGYSRYIVHHELRESMTELDVEIVCQAALEKHPGVKPRIISDNGPQFVAGDFKSFVRHSGMTHVKTSPYYPQSNGKLERWHKSLKVESIRPNCPRNAAEAIKLISEYVHHYNEVRLHSAIGYVTPADFLAGLAPEIHFERDRKLEEARMRRRSTSRSSDSELAVAG; from the coding sequence CTGAAAGGTCGATGGGTTCCCCATGACACGCGAGACCAAATCGTCGACTACACCAAGTACTGGCACGAACGAACTGAGATCGGAATCGGTCAGCTCTTGCGATGGATCGAGCTGCCCACCAGCAAGTATCACAACTGGAAGCGACGTTACGGCAAGGTGAATGCCCACAACGGCAAAGTTCCCAGGGAATGGTGGCTGGAAGACTGGGAGAAGCAGGCGATCGTCGATTTTCACGACAAAAACCCGCTCGAAGGTTACCGAAGGCTGACGTTCATGATGCTCGATGAAGACGTGGTGGCGGTCGCTCCGTCGACGGTCTACCGCGTGCTCAAGGCCGCAGGCCGACTGGATCGAAAAAGCAACAAGGCATCGCAAAAAGGAAACGGATTCAAGCATCCGCTGAAAGCCCATGCGCACTGGCATGTCGACATTTCCTACATCAATGCTGGCGGGACGTTCTTCTACTTGATCACGATTCTCGATGGCTACAGCCGGTACATCGTGCATCATGAACTACGCGAGTCGATGACCGAACTGGACGTGGAAATCGTCTGCCAAGCGGCTTTGGAAAAACACCCCGGCGTGAAGCCTCGGATCATCAGCGACAACGGTCCTCAATTCGTCGCCGGTGACTTCAAGTCGTTCGTCCGTCACAGCGGGATGACGCATGTAAAAACCAGTCCGTACTATCCACAGAGCAACGGCAAGCTCGAGCGGTGGCACAAGTCGCTCAAGGTTGAAAGCATTCGTCCGAACTGTCCACGAAATGCCGCCGAAGCGATCAAGCTGATCTCGGAGTATGTCCATCACTACAACGAGGTCAGGCTTCACAGCGCGATCGGCTACGTTACGCCGGCTGACTTCCTGGCCGGATTGGCACCGGAAATTCACTTCGAACGAGACCGTAAACTCGAAGAAGCTCGGATGCGTCGGCGTTCGACGTCGCGCAGTAGTGACAGCGAACTTGCAGTTGCCGGATGA
- a CDS encoding transposase, whose amino-acid sequence MTRKRRSFSAAEKAAAVRKHLVDKVPVSQIADQMQVQPTLIHNWVNAVMSQAERAFETPRSTKAGKVKTDRTVIELREKLIAKNEVISELMEENIRSKKDNGEL is encoded by the coding sequence ATGACACGAAAACGACGCTCTTTCTCGGCTGCTGAAAAGGCTGCCGCCGTCCGCAAGCACCTTGTCGACAAAGTTCCTGTTTCCCAGATCGCCGACCAGATGCAGGTTCAACCGACGTTGATCCACAACTGGGTCAATGCCGTCATGAGCCAAGCTGAACGGGCTTTTGAAACGCCCCGCTCGACCAAGGCCGGCAAGGTGAAAACCGATCGCACGGTCATCGAACTGCGTGAGAAACTCATCGCTAAGAACGAGGTGATTTCCGAGTTGATGGAGGAGAACATCCGCTCAAAAAAAGACAATGGGGAACTCTGA
- a CDS encoding class I SAM-dependent methyltransferase → MLRRFQMATEVQLANPLLRTELANTKRRPSPAKRFWNWYAKFYGSVENLAPHKRMINAVAALVPDSAQSILDMGCGSGALLQELRKSRPDANLSGIDFSDEMLARAQKRVPDFDACQGNLDTPLSYSDAQFDCIVCTNALYAVDSPQNLVSEMLRVVKKSGVVVVSTPKRRARGTKILRGHLMEVSFIQGIIDMARFATCVIPNVLIERYAKDRRYHFLTRNEVENLGGQISIHADTFADQNWLFTIAPPK, encoded by the coding sequence ATGTTGAGGCGTTTTCAGATGGCTACAGAAGTGCAGTTGGCAAACCCACTTTTACGCACCGAACTTGCTAACACCAAACGCCGTCCCAGTCCCGCAAAAAGGTTCTGGAATTGGTACGCCAAGTTCTACGGATCCGTCGAGAATCTCGCTCCGCACAAGCGCATGATCAACGCGGTGGCTGCGCTCGTACCAGATTCTGCACAATCGATTCTCGACATGGGGTGCGGAAGCGGAGCTCTTCTTCAAGAGCTAAGAAAAAGTCGCCCTGACGCAAATCTAAGTGGGATCGATTTTAGCGACGAAATGCTGGCGAGGGCACAGAAACGAGTTCCTGACTTCGATGCCTGCCAAGGTAACCTCGATACGCCGCTTTCGTACTCAGATGCACAATTTGATTGCATTGTGTGTACGAACGCTCTCTATGCAGTTGATTCGCCACAAAACCTCGTGTCTGAAATGTTAAGAGTTGTCAAAAAATCGGGCGTAGTTGTTGTCTCAACCCCCAAACGCCGAGCACGGGGAACCAAAATCCTTCGCGGCCACTTGATGGAGGTTTCATTCATCCAGGGAATCATTGACATGGCAAGATTCGCGACTTGCGTCATTCCGAACGTGCTGATTGAACGCTACGCGAAGGACCGACGCTATCACTTCCTAACTCGCAACGAAGTAGAAAACTTAGGCGGCCAAATCTCGATACACGCAGACACCTTCGCGGACCAAAACTGGCTCTTTACAATCGCCCCCCCGAAGTAA
- a CDS encoding PEP-CTERM sorting domain-containing protein (PEP-CTERM proteins occur, often in large numbers, in the proteomes of bacteria that also encode an exosortase, a predicted intramembrane cysteine proteinase. The presence of a PEP-CTERM domain at a protein's C-terminus predicts cleavage within the sorting domain, followed by covalent anchoring to some some component of the (usually Gram-negative) cell surface. Many PEP-CTERM proteins exhibit an unusual sequence composition that includes large numbers of potential glycosylation sites. Expression of one such protein has been shown restore the ability of a bacterium to form floc, a type of biofilm.) yields MLRKFLCLGMLALFAVPVQAGVFGSALITTTGMRVQRSTSPTGTFTNVTGAGLTVVSSTLFAVNTATLNGVDNQQFGSFPVPVPISDTVQAFITSGAETAPAENTFAQTVPIPATSAFARSDTLTTGSLVAPGGLNTYSVAEIEAADFSVGDSVSSSLGSSSIFLTVAQSGYYRLAFDATIDAVVNSIAPPANRLATASTALSIQVNGATVTLDDPSLVGVSLSGNADTGPLTFTGITTGAVFLSGNTLHSLSISQLSTASLAAVPEPGTLLAFAGLFAAGVLHRRRRHLS; encoded by the coding sequence ATGTTACGTAAATTTTTGTGCTTGGGCATGCTTGCCCTGTTTGCCGTTCCTGTTCAAGCAGGTGTTTTTGGTAGTGCTTTGATCACCACGACTGGCATGCGTGTCCAGCGTTCCACTAGTCCGACTGGCACCTTCACGAACGTGACGGGTGCGGGATTGACAGTTGTTTCATCGACGCTTTTTGCAGTCAATACAGCGACACTTAACGGCGTGGACAATCAGCAGTTCGGTAGCTTCCCCGTGCCAGTTCCAATCTCGGATACGGTTCAAGCTTTCATCACATCCGGAGCCGAAACCGCGCCTGCAGAGAACACGTTTGCGCAAACGGTTCCGATCCCAGCAACATCAGCTTTTGCAAGAAGCGACACGCTTACGACCGGGTCGCTAGTCGCTCCGGGGGGGCTGAACACTTACTCCGTTGCTGAAATTGAAGCAGCTGATTTTAGTGTCGGTGACTCCGTCAGTTCGTCCCTCGGCTCGAGCTCGATTTTTCTCACTGTCGCCCAATCGGGTTATTACCGACTTGCATTCGATGCGACCATCGACGCGGTTGTCAACTCGATCGCGCCTCCAGCGAATCGTCTTGCCACTGCATCCACTGCGTTGTCCATCCAAGTGAATGGCGCTACCGTTACTTTGGATGACCCTAGCTTGGTAGGTGTGTCCCTGAGTGGGAACGCAGACACGGGGCCCCTGACATTTACGGGCATCACCACAGGGGCTGTTTTCCTTAGCGGAAACACTCTGCACAGTTTGAGCATTAGTCAACTGTCAACAGCTAGCTTGGCAGCCGTCCCAGAACCTGGAACGCTTCTTGCGTTTGCCGGCCTTTTTGCGGCTGGTGTTCTGCACCGACGCCGACGCCACCTTAGCTAA